In Calothrix sp. PCC 7507, one DNA window encodes the following:
- a CDS encoding helix-turn-helix domain-containing protein translates to MVMTNKKWAVKRITVNLAVQEAEKLEQYCLRTGRPATDVIRELIRGLSVAEDTKEASK, encoded by the coding sequence ATGGTAATGACAAATAAAAAGTGGGCCGTTAAACGTATAACAGTCAATCTTGCGGTACAAGAAGCGGAAAAATTGGAACAATATTGTCTAAGGACAGGTAGACCTGCAACTGATGTAATTCGAGAACTTATTAGAGGGCTATCCGTCGCCGAGGATACTAAAGAAGCAAGTAAGTAA
- a CDS encoding M48 family metallopeptidase, whose amino-acid sequence MTNTVESLFDTGLERYKAGEAAADLIPVFKEVCDRAPKSSPAWTCLAWLYLLDSKPNLAYKAAQKAVKLNPQDPQARVNLAVAMLETGQKGLREHVDFAQQLIFVNPEWRDEILKSIEDGLNRKADWHSLAKIKGWLFEE is encoded by the coding sequence ATGACTAATACAGTTGAATCCCTGTTTGACACAGGTTTAGAACGCTATAAAGCTGGAGAGGCTGCAGCTGATTTAATTCCTGTATTTAAAGAAGTGTGCGATCGCGCTCCTAAAAGTAGTCCTGCTTGGACTTGTTTAGCTTGGTTGTATCTCCTCGATAGCAAACCTAACTTAGCTTATAAAGCCGCACAGAAGGCAGTGAAGTTAAATCCTCAAGACCCACAAGCTAGGGTAAATCTTGCCGTCGCCATGCTAGAAACCGGTCAAAAAGGTTTACGGGAACATGTTGATTTTGCCCAACAGTTAATTTTTGTAAATCCCGAATGGCGGGATGAAATCCTCAAAAGTATCGAAGATGGTTTAAACAGAAAAGCAGATTGGCACAGTTTGGCAAAAATTAAAGGCTGGTTGTTTGAAGAGTAG
- a CDS encoding SRPBCC family protein → MADWLEHTVQVEVEAPIELVWSLWSDLEQMPRWMKWIDSVKISPDNPEISIWKLSTGNLEFTWKSRILKLITNQIIQWESIDGLPNQGAIRFYDRHGSTIVKMTVSYAIPGIIGKIMDNLFLGKVVESTLQANLERFREYALDLKSNSSQP, encoded by the coding sequence ATGGCAGACTGGTTAGAGCATACCGTGCAGGTAGAGGTAGAAGCTCCTATAGAATTAGTTTGGAGCCTCTGGTCTGATTTAGAGCAAATGCCCCGTTGGATGAAGTGGATTGATTCGGTGAAAATCTCGCCAGATAATCCGGAGATATCAATTTGGAAGCTGAGTACTGGCAATCTAGAATTTACCTGGAAATCCCGTATTTTGAAACTTATTACCAATCAAATCATCCAATGGGAATCGATTGATGGTTTGCCCAATCAGGGAGCAATTCGCTTCTACGATCGCCACGGTAGCACTATTGTCAAAATGACTGTATCCTATGCCATCCCTGGTATTATCGGTAAAATCATGGACAATTTGTTTTTGGGAAAGGTCGTGGAATCTACCCTCCAGGCTAATTTAGAGCGATTTCGAGAATACGCCCTGGATCTTAAATCAAATTCATCTCAACCGTAA
- the zds gene encoding 9,9'-di-cis-zeta-carotene desaturase has protein sequence MRVAIVGAGLAGLATAVDLADAGCEVQIFESRPFVGGKVSSWVDGDGNHVEMGLHVFFGCYYQLFDLMKKVGALENLRLKEHKHTFINKGGRTGALDFRFFTGAPLNGLKAFFTTSQLSLLDKLQNAIALGTSPIVRGLVDFDGAMQNIRNLDKISFADWFRRHGGSEGSIKRMWNPIAYALGFIDCENISARCMLTIFQFFAVRTEASILRMLEGSPHEYLHKPILEYLEARGTQIHTRRQVREIQFTDSGEQTHVTGIVVAQGDAVETITADAYVFACDVPGIQRILPQEWRKWSEFDNIYKLDAVPVATVQLRFDGWVTELQDGEQRKQLNHAAGIDNLLYTADADFSCFADLALTSPADYYRQGQGSLLQLVLTPGDPFIKQSNEAIAQHVLKQVYELFPSSRELKMTWYSVVKLAQSLYREGPGMDVYRPDQKTPVSNFFLAGSYTQQDYIDSMEGATISGRRAAKVILSSAKK, from the coding sequence ATGCGAGTTGCAATCGTAGGTGCGGGACTGGCGGGGCTAGCAACTGCCGTAGATTTAGCTGATGCTGGCTGTGAAGTCCAGATTTTTGAGTCTCGCCCGTTTGTTGGTGGTAAGGTCAGTAGTTGGGTGGATGGTGATGGCAACCACGTGGAAATGGGGTTGCATGTATTTTTTGGGTGCTACTACCAACTGTTTGACTTGATGAAGAAAGTGGGGGCGTTAGAAAATTTACGCCTCAAAGAACATAAGCACACCTTTATCAATAAAGGTGGACGTACTGGTGCGCTAGATTTTCGCTTCTTCACAGGCGCACCTTTGAATGGATTAAAAGCATTTTTCACAACTTCCCAACTTTCGTTGCTGGATAAATTGCAAAATGCGATCGCCTTAGGAACAAGTCCCATAGTTCGCGGCTTGGTGGATTTCGACGGCGCAATGCAAAACATCCGCAACCTAGATAAGATTAGTTTTGCTGACTGGTTTCGCCGTCATGGAGGTAGTGAAGGTAGCATCAAACGCATGTGGAACCCCATTGCTTACGCTTTGGGATTTATTGATTGCGAAAATATTTCTGCCCGTTGCATGTTGACAATATTCCAGTTTTTTGCAGTCAGAACCGAAGCCTCAATATTACGGATGTTGGAGGGTTCCCCCCATGAGTACCTGCACAAGCCAATTCTGGAATATTTAGAAGCCAGAGGTACGCAAATTCATACTCGCCGCCAAGTGCGGGAAATTCAGTTTACTGACTCAGGCGAACAAACCCATGTTACTGGCATAGTTGTTGCCCAAGGCGATGCAGTAGAAACCATCACTGCAGATGCTTATGTCTTCGCCTGTGATGTCCCCGGAATTCAACGTATATTACCCCAGGAATGGCGGAAATGGTCAGAATTTGACAACATCTATAAACTAGATGCAGTACCAGTGGCCACAGTGCAGCTGAGATTCGATGGTTGGGTGACGGAATTGCAGGATGGGGAACAAAGGAAACAGCTAAATCATGCAGCGGGCATAGATAATTTGCTCTATACTGCCGATGCAGACTTTTCTTGTTTTGCTGATTTAGCTTTGACTAGTCCGGCTGATTATTATCGCCAAGGACAGGGATCATTGTTGCAACTAGTTCTGACACCGGGAGATCCGTTTATTAAACAAAGTAATGAGGCGATCGCCCAACACGTCCTCAAACAAGTCTATGAACTGTTCCCTTCATCACGGGAATTAAAAATGACTTGGTATAGTGTGGTGAAACTGGCTCAGTCTCTCTACCGGGAAGGGCCAGGGATGGATGTCTACCGTCCCGACCAAAAAACGCCAGTGTCTAACTTCTTTCTCGCAGGTAGTTATACACAGCAAGATTACATCGACAGCATGGAGGGTGCGACAATTTCGGGACGGCGTGCAGCAAAAGTGATTTTGTCAAGTGCCAAGAAATAA
- a CDS encoding iron-sulfur cluster assembly accessory protein, whose translation MTQATQPQQRGILLSEAALHQVKSLQNRQGQDLCLRVGVRQGGCSGMSYMMDFEDTSKITPQDEVFDYDGFKIVSDRKSLLYLYGLMLDYSDAMIGGGFQFTNPNASQTCGCGKSFGV comes from the coding sequence ATGACACAAGCAACTCAGCCTCAACAACGCGGGATTCTGTTGAGCGAAGCTGCATTACACCAAGTAAAATCCCTCCAGAACAGGCAAGGCCAAGACCTCTGCTTACGGGTAGGAGTGCGACAAGGTGGCTGTTCTGGGATGTCTTACATGATGGACTTTGAAGACACTAGCAAGATCACCCCTCAGGATGAAGTTTTTGACTACGACGGGTTTAAAATTGTGAGCGATCGCAAGAGTTTGTTGTACCTCTATGGTTTAATGCTCGATTATAGCGATGCCATGATTGGCGGTGGCTTTCAATTCACCAATCCCAATGCTAGCCAAACCTGTGGTTGCGGTAAGTCATTTGGGGTGTAA
- a CDS encoding TIGR01777 family oxidoreductase, with protein sequence MKIAVTGATGFVGSRLVARLHKEGHRVLVLTRNINSAQKVFPAEAFPNVEIVAYTPTVSDSWQSAIALCDGVVNLAGEPIAEERWTPAHKEEILNSRKLSTQKLVEAIANANPKPSVLINASAIGYYGTSETATFDETSSAGNDFLSQVCQVWEAEATKVKDAGVRLVILRLGIILGMGGALSKMITPFKLFAGGPIGSGRQWFSWIHLDDLVDLILQALTKPEIEGVYNATAPNPVRMADLSQTMGQVMNRPSWLPVPAFALEALLGDGAKVVLEGQKVIPKRVLESGFEYQYPQLQLALEQILK encoded by the coding sequence ATGAAAATAGCAGTTACTGGAGCGACAGGATTTGTCGGTAGTCGTTTAGTAGCACGACTCCACAAGGAAGGTCATAGAGTATTGGTGCTAACCCGAAACATTAACTCGGCGCAAAAAGTTTTTCCCGCAGAAGCTTTCCCAAATGTAGAAATTGTTGCCTATACGCCAACTGTATCTGATTCTTGGCAAAGTGCGATCGCTCTTTGTGATGGCGTAGTTAATTTAGCAGGAGAACCTATCGCTGAGGAACGTTGGACACCAGCACACAAAGAGGAAATACTCAATAGCCGTAAGCTAAGTACACAAAAATTGGTTGAAGCCATAGCCAATGCCAACCCTAAGCCTAGTGTATTAATCAACGCTTCGGCTATTGGCTATTACGGTACTAGTGAAACTGCAACCTTTGACGAAACCAGCTCTGCTGGAAATGATTTTCTGTCCCAAGTTTGCCAAGTTTGGGAAGCTGAAGCGACAAAGGTAAAAGATGCTGGTGTCAGATTGGTAATTCTGCGTTTGGGCATTATCCTGGGCATGGGTGGAGCTTTGAGTAAAATGATTACTCCTTTTAAACTCTTTGCCGGAGGCCCCATTGGCAGTGGTCGCCAATGGTTTTCTTGGATTCACCTAGATGACCTAGTTGACCTGATTTTACAAGCATTAACCAAGCCGGAAATAGAAGGTGTATATAATGCCACCGCCCCTAATCCCGTCCGCATGGCAGATTTGTCCCAAACAATGGGGCAAGTTATGAATCGTCCTTCTTGGTTGCCTGTCCCCGCTTTTGCCCTTGAAGCCCTGTTAGGAGATGGGGCAAAAGTAGTGTTAGAAGGTCAAAAAGTAATCCCCAAACGCGTTTTGGAGTCAGGCTTTGAGTACCAATATCCTCAGTTGCAATTGGCACTCGAGCAGATTTTGAAATAG